The Dehalococcoidia bacterium genome segment AAAAGTGGAGGCTAAAAGGAGTAGCCAGAGTTTGGTGCTAGAGAAATGGACGGGCCCTGCCGGGGGAAACCAGGGTGCTGGGGTTTTCCTCTGATTACCACCAGCTTAATTCGAGTACGCACCCCTCCCGTGACCGGAGCCCTGTGGGAATCGGGCTTAGCGGCAGGGCCCACCATCGTCCCGTAGCTATCAAGTGAGAGAAGTAGTATGCGAGCTTATATAATTGGAAGATTGTTGCTATTTATACCCATCGTGCTTGTGGTCAGTTTCATAATTTTTGGTCTAGTATCCCTCATGCCGGGCGATGCTATAGACGCAATGTTGGCCATGTCTGGAGCCGAGGAACAACTCGACAGAGCTATGGTGGAACGCGCCCTAGGGCTGGATGCACCATTCCTCGTCCGGTACGGACGCTGGATGGGAGTTGTTCCCCAGGAGGGTGGCAATTTCAGTGGTATTTTTCAAGGCGACCTTGGGATTACTTGGCGGGAAAGGATACCCTTGGTCGAACGGATAGCCAAAGCATTTCCAGTAACCCTTGAACTTGGCCTCATGGGTATAATAATAGCTCAGCTAATAGCCTTACCTATAGGTGTATATTCAGCGTTACGGCAGGATAAATGGGGTGACTATATAGGCCGTAGCTTTGCCATAGGGTGTGTCTCTTTCCCTAGCTTCTGGTTGGGGACGATGATAATAGTCTACCCCTCAATATGGTGGGGCTACATGCCACCCATAATGCTTATCCATTTAACTGAGGACCCAATAGGTAACCTGCAAATGTTCATAGTGCCAGCTCTCCTTCTGGGCATGGCCCTAGGGGGAATGACCATGAGGATGATGCGCACCATGATGCTGGAGGTGCTGAGGCAGGACTATATCAGGACGGCCTGGGCAAAGGGACTCAAAGAAAGAGTGGTCATCCTAAGGCATGCCCTGAAGAATGCGCTAATCCCGGTAATTACCGTCATAGGATTTCAGGTACCCATCCTCATTGGGGGCACGGTTATTATAGAGGAGATATTTTGTCTGCCCGGGATGGGCCGCCTACTAATATCTGGCGTCAACTTTAGAGACCAGCCGCTAGTTAGTGGAGTATTAGTCGTTTTTTCAGTCGTCATGGTGCTAACCAATCTAATGGTTGACCTAACCTACGGCTATCTAGACCCCAGGATTCGTTATAAATAGAGAAAAATTAAAAGTGGGTAAATGCTATGGCCGATAACTCATCAGGGAGAGTAGCCGAGACAAAGAGACACTCCGCGCCGGTCGGTTTCTTGATAAGGCTGGTAAAAGAAAAGCCGCTGGGTACGGCGGGTGGGATTATCACCCTGCTCCTGCTTGTCACTGGCATTTTTGCCGAGTTCCTCGCCCCCTATGGCATGAACCAGAGTTTTGAAGGATATTTCCTGACTCCGCCATCAGCCAAATTCTGGCTGGGCACAGATAACGTCGGGCGAGACATACTCTCTCGTGTCATCTATGGGGCTCGTATCTCGGTGATTGTAGGTTTGGCTACTGCTACTCTAGCTACGATTATGTCTGTGATTATAGGTATTATGTCCGGGTACATCGGCGGCAAGGTTGACATGATAGGGCAGAGGTTCGTTGATGCCGTGATGTGCATACCCGCTCTACCTCTTCTTATGGTCGTAGTCTCTGTCACTGGAGTAGGTCTATGGCAGGTAATCGTTTCTCTGGGGGTATATTGGGGTATTGTCGGTTCCAGGCACGTAAGGAGTTTTGTTATCGGCATTAAAGAGAATGCGTATGTAGAGGCTGCGAGAGCTATTGGCTGCCCCACCAGCAGAATACTTACCCGACACATCCTGCCCAATACTATGGCGCCCACAATTATCCTATTTAGCGCACGGGTGCCGAACGCGATTCTAACTGAGGCTAGCCTGAGCTTTCTTGGCTTTGGCATCCCACCCCCACAACCCAGTTGGGGAGGCATGCTTAGTGGTGGCGGGCGCCAATATATGCCAGTGCAGCCGGGAATGGCATTATGGCCCGGCTTTGCCCTGGCTCTCGTGGTCTATGGGGTAAATCTGTTTGGCGATGCAGTGAGAGACCTACTGGACCCGAGGCTGAGGGGTGGCGTCGGGCGCTATGGGGTGAGGAAGCCGAAAAAAAGCAAAAAGGGAGACGCTGCTTATGGAACAAAACTTTAGGTGAGGTGGTGGTGGAGGAATAATATCAGAATAGGAGGAAAA includes the following:
- a CDS encoding ABC transporter permease; its protein translation is MRAYIIGRLLLFIPIVLVVSFIIFGLVSLMPGDAIDAMLAMSGAEEQLDRAMVERALGLDAPFLVRYGRWMGVVPQEGGNFSGIFQGDLGITWRERIPLVERIAKAFPVTLELGLMGIIIAQLIALPIGVYSALRQDKWGDYIGRSFAIGCVSFPSFWLGTMIIVYPSIWWGYMPPIMLIHLTEDPIGNLQMFIVPALLLGMALGGMTMRMMRTMMLEVLRQDYIRTAWAKGLKERVVILRHALKNALIPVITVIGFQVPILIGGTVIIEEIFCLPGMGRLLISGVNFRDQPLVSGVLVVFSVVMVLTNLMVDLTYGYLDPRIRYK
- a CDS encoding ABC transporter permease codes for the protein MADNSSGRVAETKRHSAPVGFLIRLVKEKPLGTAGGIITLLLLVTGIFAEFLAPYGMNQSFEGYFLTPPSAKFWLGTDNVGRDILSRVIYGARISVIVGLATATLATIMSVIIGIMSGYIGGKVDMIGQRFVDAVMCIPALPLLMVVVSVTGVGLWQVIVSLGVYWGIVGSRHVRSFVIGIKENAYVEAARAIGCPTSRILTRHILPNTMAPTIILFSARVPNAILTEASLSFLGFGIPPPQPSWGGMLSGGGRQYMPVQPGMALWPGFALALVVYGVNLFGDAVRDLLDPRLRGGVGRYGVRKPKKSKKGDAAYGTKL